ACATTGATCCATTGGACTAAAGATGCAGAGGGGCCGTAACCGATGAAAGGAATATTGTAAACGCGGATAATGCATCAAAATTATTAAACCCGTAATCGCACGATTTTTAATAAATTTCAGGAACGGTATTCACGCCGTGTGTAAAAAATACAAAAAATGGACGTCCCGGGCATATCCTTTGCTTCCGGGGAAAGCCTGATGGGTAAAGAATTCTCACTTCAAGACCGATAAGAAGGAAAATGGGCAATTGTCCAAGGAGCACAGATCATGAACGTGCACGGCGCCGGAAATCAGCATGCCTGGATGAAGGCAAACCATGTCGAACTCATAGGCAACACCTCGGAAAAAAAGGTCAAAGCTGCCCAAACCGAGGTCACTCCCCAGCCCGCCGCCAGCGACGAGCAAGAAAGCAGAGGAGTGATTCGCCTCTTGCAGGCTGGACACTTCCAAGGAGTGGCGGACGTACGACTGCGCATCAATTTCCACGACGAGCTGCAGCAGGCGGGAGAGCAAAACGCCGCCAACGATTTCCAGAACGCAAGCACGGGGCTATTTGACGATCTGGCCGCGAAACTGGGCGCTCTCGGAGAAGAGCACGGCATGCCCGGACAGACAGCGGCACTCTCCGAAGACTTCGCGGCCGACATCAGGCAATTGCTCGAAGATGCAAAGGCGGAGCAGACGCCGCTGTCCACCAGCCTTGAGAACATAAGCTCCAGATTTTCCGAGCTCCTTGAGTCTCTGAACGGGGCGTACTCCGGACTGATCTCTCCTGCCGCCCCGCAAGAGCCGGACGATACGGAACCGGAACTGGCCGGGCTGCTTGAGGACGAGGACGCACTCACTCCAGAGGAACAGGCAGCCGAACAGATGGCCGCAGATCCGGATGAAGCGCTGACGGAGGAACCGGGGGGAGAAATTGCCGTGAACGAGGACCCGGGGCTCACGGCCTTCAAGGCGGGCATGCAGGAGCTTGAAGGCTGGTTCACCCATAGCCTGGCCGAACTGCACGGCGAAGTGACTGCCGCAAGCGAGTTGCCGCCGCTGAGCGAACCACGGGGCAACGGCGCGGCCTATGCCAAATTTCTGGAGATATACCGAAACATGAACGCAGGAGGGGAAATTCCCGGTGCGCAGCCTGAATCGTCCGCAGGGGAGCTGCTCGCCGTGGTCTAGGCCGGGTCAGGAGACTACCCACGCAGGGGCGTTCTCGCATTTTTGACAATGCATGGGCGCCCTTTGTTTTTATAAAAATCCTGCACGACCCTCCCTTCAACGGGCCGCGCCCTTGGCACTGCGCTGTTTCGGCATCTACGCGAAAAATGTCCGACAACATATTGGCATCGTGATCAAAAACGAATATGTTCGTCTGACAAAACAGGGTCATTGAGGAAGTTGCCATTACGCGTTGCCAGCCAGCTCCGCGCACGCAACCGTTTGCCACTTTTCCACACGCGGAGCACCATATGCCAGAAAACAGAAAATACAACAGAACCGCAAGCCTGCAGCGCTGCGCTGTTGTATCCCCTTCCCTGGGCACTCCCTGCCCGGCCAGGATCATCAATCAAAGCCCGGACGGCCTGCTGCTTGAAATGGATTGCGAGCTGCCCATCGACGACGTGCCCGTAAGCATCTACCTCGCCGACGAGTTGAGGGGAACCGTGGATTACGAGAGCAGCGCCTTCCTGACAGGCTTCATCCGCTGGTGCAAGAAAGAGGAAGGTGGATGGTCCGGCTTTTTTCAGGCGGGAGTGCAGCTCGTGGCCACGGCGCCGCGAAAGGACTGGAGATAGGCGCGGACAATCCAGGCAAACGGGAAAACCTTGCCGGGTCAGACCCTGATCGAGGTCACACCCTTTGATCCGGCCTGCAACCGCGAGAGGATGTCCAGCACGCGTTCGTCCTGGCCGGCGGATGAGCTGTCTCCTTCCTTCTTGTGCTTGGCCAGACGAGCCTGAAACTCGCCCATCCAGTCCACGCGGCCTGAGCCGTCGGCCGCTGTCAGAAGGTTCGTGGAACCCGCAAAGCTGGGATCAAAACTCAATGTAGCATGATCGCGCAGACTGATGAGGCCGTTGTCGTAGAGCATGGACGAGACCTTGGCCAGTTCGTCCCTGGTCATGGAACTCAAATCCACCTCCTTGCCGATCTGGTGCCATAGAGACTCCTGCGCCGGGGCCGCAGTCATGGCGGAACCGGTTGATTCGGGGGCGGGACGCTTCATTGCGTCGGCCAGGGAACCGATGATCGAAAAGGCTGTCTTGGCGATGCCGAGGGCAGCCAGGGGTGCTATGCTCATGTGATACCTCCGGAAAAATCTTCCTGCACGGTCATCATTGTGCAGGGATTGTTCCACCCATGCTCCCGCCGTTCCCCCCCCCCGAACAAAAGCGAAAATAAAATCCCCCGGAGTTTTGCTTGCCTGCCCACCACGCGAAGAGTAGGCGAAGCCCTCAAACACCAAATAACACCATGACAATACCAGCCCCCCTCAAAATACGAGCCCTGCTCATTCTGGCCCTGCTCGCGGCCTTTCCGCCGCTGTCCACGGACATGTATCTGCCGGCCCTGCCGACCATGGTCGCGACCTGGCAGACCACGGAAGCAGTCATCAACCTGACCCTGGTCGGCTTTTTCATCAGCTTCAGCCTGGCCCTGCTTTTCTACGGCCCGCTCTCGGATCGCTATGGGCGCAAGCCGGTGCTCCTTGGCGGCATCTCCCTCTATGTGCTGTCCTGCCTGGTCTGCGCCCAGGCCCAGAGCCCCACGGCCCTGATCGTCGGACGCATCCTGCAGGGCATGGGCGCGGCCTCGGCATCGACCCTGTCCCTGGCCATGACCAAGGACTATTTCGTGGGCGCGGAACGGGAAAGAGTCCTGGCCCACATGGCCGTCATCGTCTCCCTGGCCCCCATGCTCGCGCCCGTGCTCGGCGGAATCATGCTCACCTTCGCCGACTGGTCCGCCATCTTCCTCGCCCAGACGCTTCTTGGCGTCGTGGCCATCTGCGGAGTCTGGAGACTCAAGGAACCGGCCCCTGCCACGACCCGCACCCTGGCCCAGGTCATGGGCGGTTACTTCAGACTGATGTGCAACCTGCGCTTCATGACGCAGTGCACCCTCATCGCCCTGGGCATGACCCCTCTTTTCTGCTTCATCGGCGGATCTTCCTTCATCTTCGTGACCTATTTCGGTCTCAGCGAGCAGGAATACAGCTACTTCTTCGCTTTCAATTCAGCCGCGCTCATGCTCGGATTCTGGATCTGCGGCAGGCTGCTGCGACGCATGCCCGGATTTCGCATCATCCTGCTTGGCTACGTCGGAATCCTGGTCAGCTCGGCGATCCTGGCCCTTTGCTCGGACCTGGGCCCCTGGGGCATGGCCCTGCCCATGGCCTGCCTGACTTTCAGCCTTGGCATGTCCCGCCCGCCGAGCAGCAACTTCCTGCTCGAACAGGTCAAGAACGATGCCGGCTCGGCGGCCTCGCTCATCATGTTCACGTATTTCGTGGGCGGCGCCACGGCCATGTGGTTCATCGCCCTGCCCTGGGACAACAAGATCCTGACCTTGGCCCTGGTGGGCATGGCCACGAGCGCGCTAGTCCTCACGCTGCTGCCGAGGCTGGGACGGGTGCGGCCGGAGTGATGATTTTTTGAGTTGATGCGGGTCTGCAAAGATACTCGGGGTTGGTCGTCAGCGATCAGTCATTGGCCTGATCCGCCAGAAACCATCGCCCCTTTTCGGTCAGGCGGTATTGCTGCAGACGGCTGCTGGGTTTGGCGGGAAGGGTCATCTCGATCAGGTCAGCGTCCAACGCCGGCCTGAGATACCTTTCGTGGAACGATTTACGATCACGCAGCCCCAAGGCGGACTGCAGGACTTCGCGGCTCATCTCCCCGCGCATCGCCGCAAGCAGTTCGCCGACCTGGGGGGTGACTTGGGGGGTGACCTGGGGGGTGACGCAGTACAAGGTGTCCAGAATCATCTGCAGCATGAAGGTGATAAACGGAGCGGAATCGGCCTGGCCGGAGCTCTCCTGCAAGGCCTGATAGTATTCGCGCTGGTGGTCAAAAACGAGGCTTTCCACCGGCATATCCGCGAACAGCGGGTTCCAGTGCGCCAGAATGAGGCTCTGCCACAGACGCCCCACACGGCCGTTACCGTCGGCAAAGGGATGGATAAACTCAAACTCGTAATGAAAGACCGAAGCGGCGATGAGCGGATGGACATCTGCCGTCGCCAGCCAGTCGAACAGGTCGCCCATCAACTGCGGGACCCGACCCGCCGGAGGAGCCATGTGGACCACCCGCAGGCCCGCCATCACCCCCACTCCGCCGCTTCTGTACCTGCCCGCTTCATCGATCAGGCCGGACATCAGGATGCGGTGCGCTTCGAGTAGATCCGTTTCGCTCTCCGGACACCAGATTCCGAAAAACTCATAAGCCGCCAGCGCGTTTTTGACTTCCTGCACCTCCCGGGGCGGAGCAATGATCCGCTTGCCATCCAGGATCGCGGTGATCTGCGCCTCGCTCAGGGTATTGCCTTCGATGGCAAGGGAGCCTTGAATGGTGCGCACCCGGTTGATGCGCCGCAGTCGCAGCGCTCCGGACTGTTCAGCAGGCACGGTCAACCGACCGACAGCCTCGCTGATCCCGGCGACCAGGTTCAGAATGTGCGGAGTAATGGTAAAGGGAGGCAGGTAGTTCATGCCCAATCCTCTTGATCTTGGACGCGCGGGCGTGGAAAATCGAAAACAAAGTACAATCGGCGAATACGGTTATCCACGCAATAGAATACGTTCATCGGCTTTTCTTGGTGACTTGAAGCCAAGCCATGCCGTTGGTGATAATGGATTTGAAAGCAAAGGTCATTATGTCTCAGCCCTCATTTCAAGAGGCAACCACTGCAAAACGCGTAAATGACCCGTGGCATCGGAAAGTACACGCATGACGCCGGGATTCTTTTCGACCATTTCGATGATCTCCTCGAGATGGTCTTCAGAGCCGTTTCTTGGTGTTAAGCTTGACTGTCATTGCAGTCGTCGGTGCAAAAAGTAGTCATCCCTTTGAAAAAAAGGACTCATGACTTTTAACCACGAAACGACGCCCAGGGTTCCTTCGTAACTTTGCGCGGTGCCGGCACAGCATGGAATCGCGCCCAAAAGAGCACACAAAACAAAAGAACCCGCCAAAGACTTGTTCGTCCGTGGCGGGTTCGTGAGTGCAGCTGGTGGGCCAACAAGGAATCGAACCTTGAACCTGCTGATTAAGAGTCAGATGCTCTACCAATTGAGCTATTGGCCCGGCTTGTTGATCGGAATATGCAAATCATGTCAAAGTATTAGCTCTAAAACTTGCTTTGCGCCGACAACGAAAAGGCTTCTACGGTTTTCCAGGTTGCCCGTCAAGGGGAAATTTTGCGAATGCTGAATTGTGAAGGACGATTGAAGAAAAAAAAGGGGGCGAGGCAACGTAACCATCTGAAATAATACTAATTCCATCCTACGCTCCGGGCTGTTCGAATCCCAAGCTTGCCCAGGTCAGCCTCCGCCCTGCCTTTTTCCACGCACCATTCACTGTTCATCATCAATCAGAGCAGATACTTCACGCCTTCGCAGCCTGCCAGAGCGGAGCTCAGGGCGTCGAGGACGTCACGACTCTTGATGTGCATGCGCACGGTATAGGTCACGTAGGAACCGTTGCGT
The Deltaproteobacteria bacterium HGW-Deltaproteobacteria-18 genome window above contains:
- a CDS encoding Bcr/CflA family drug resistance efflux transporter, producing the protein MTIPAPLKIRALLILALLAAFPPLSTDMYLPALPTMVATWQTTEAVINLTLVGFFISFSLALLFYGPLSDRYGRKPVLLGGISLYVLSCLVCAQAQSPTALIVGRILQGMGAASASTLSLAMTKDYFVGAERERVLAHMAVIVSLAPMLAPVLGGIMLTFADWSAIFLAQTLLGVVAICGVWRLKEPAPATTRTLAQVMGGYFRLMCNLRFMTQCTLIALGMTPLFCFIGGSSFIFVTYFGLSEQEYSYFFAFNSAALMLGFWICGRLLRRMPGFRIILLGYVGILVSSAILALCSDLGPWGMALPMACLTFSLGMSRPPSSNFLLEQVKNDAGSAASLIMFTYFVGGATAMWFIALPWDNKILTLALVGMATSALVLTLLPRLGRVRPE
- a CDS encoding cell filamentation protein Fic — protein: MNYLPPFTITPHILNLVAGISEAVGRLTVPAEQSGALRLRRINRVRTIQGSLAIEGNTLSEAQITAILDGKRIIAPPREVQEVKNALAAYEFFGIWCPESETDLLEAHRILMSGLIDEAGRYRSGGVGVMAGLRVVHMAPPAGRVPQLMGDLFDWLATADVHPLIAASVFHYEFEFIHPFADGNGRVGRLWQSLILAHWNPLFADMPVESLVFDHQREYYQALQESSGQADSAPFITFMLQMILDTLYCVTPQVTPQVTPQVGELLAAMRGEMSREVLQSALGLRDRKSFHERYLRPALDADLIEMTLPAKPSSRLQQYRLTEKGRWFLADQAND